The genome window GAAATGCTTCTATCCATGCCCGCCACGGCCCAGGAACTGGCGGATAAGTTTTCCATGGATCTATCCGACGTGGAAGACAAAATGGTGGACTTCTTCAAAAAAGGCCTGGTTTTCAAGTCGTATAAGCCCCAGGGAATCGTCTACCGTATGCCCCGGGAAGTCATGCAGTTCCACGACGCCACCATTCTATGGCACGGCGCCACCCGGGAGTATCACGACCTATGGCAGAAATTCATGGAGGAGGAATGGCCGGAATACACCAAGATGCTGGAAAAATTCCTGCCCCGGCCCTTTTCCAGGATCATCCCGGTGGAGCAGTCCCTGAATCCCAAGTCCCAGATTCTTGCTTATGAAAGCTGCAAGGACCTGATCGAAGACAGCGAAGACATTGCGGTGACCAAGTGCACGTGCCGCGTCATCGCCCACAAATGCGACAGTCCCGTGGAGGTCTGCCTCCAGCTTGGAAAATCCGCCCGATACGCCCTGGAAAGGGAGACGGGCCGAAAAGTCTCCAAACAGGAAGCCCTGGACATCATCAAGCAAAGCGAGGAAGCCGGGCTCATCCATGTGACCATGAACCGGGCTGAAAACATGCATTTTATCTGCAACTGCTGCGGCTGCTGCTGCATGGCCATGCCCATGATGGTGGAGTACGGCCGGGCCATGAACGATCCCAGCCGTTTCTGCGCGGTGATCGACGAAGACGCCTGCGAAGAATGCGAACTGTGCATAGAGCGGTGCGTGTTCAAGGCCATTGAAATGGACGACGACAAAGGCGCCGCCGTGGTGGATCCGGACCGTTGCATGGGCTGCGGCGTGTGCCAGGTCACCTGTCCCGCCGACGCCATTGTCCTGGACGAAGTCCGGGAAAAGGAATTCATTCCCATGACCTAAGGACGATTATTCAACCAACGCAAACCACAAAGGGGAAAGCCTGGATGAAAAGGCTTTCCCCTTTCTTTTTTTGGGGGAATATTGCAAGCCGACCGCCCTGAAGGCCGGCTTCCATATTGTCAGGCCCCCTATAAGAGTGAAAAACTTTCCGCAAAAAGGTTAAAGGATCCTTTTATACATGTTGGGGGATTTGCCAAACCAGCGGCGGAAGGCGCGGCTGAAGTTGCTTGAGTCTGAGTAGCCAAGTTGAAAGGCGACATCGGTCACGGATAGATGGGGATAGCGAATTAAATTTTCCGCCAAATGCTTTCGCGTTTCGTCAAGAATTTCGGTAAAGGA of Desulfatibacillum aliphaticivorans DSM 15576 contains these proteins:
- a CDS encoding ATP-binding protein, yielding MGKTVYEQFAEKIMIPGSGIVPQLIAMMTTEQEAEMLLSMPATAQELADKFSMDLSDVEDKMVDFFKKGLVFKSYKPQGIVYRMPREVMQFHDATILWHGATREYHDLWQKFMEEEWPEYTKMLEKFLPRPFSRIIPVEQSLNPKSQILAYESCKDLIEDSEDIAVTKCTCRVIAHKCDSPVEVCLQLGKSARYALERETGRKVSKQEALDIIKQSEEAGLIHVTMNRAENMHFICNCCGCCCMAMPMMVEYGRAMNDPSRFCAVIDEDACEECELCIERCVFKAIEMDDDKGAAVVDPDRCMGCGVCQVTCPADAIVLDEVREKEFIPMT